The genomic DNA TTGTTTAGCTGGTTTACCTTGCTTAAAATTGCCACATTTACAAGAAACATTACTGAAAAGTAGTAATAGGGACAATATATAACTTAAGGATAAATACGTGTAATTCTTTGATGTATATACCATAAAATATTTTGTTTATACATAACCTTTAAACTCAATTTTTCCCATATGCATTAAGAAAGCCCTGCAAACGAATTTTAGAAATAATTTTCCAGTTTTTAGTTGATCTGTAATTTGAGACTTGAGGATTTTTCGATAGTTAAATTCTTTACTTACAGAAGAAGCTTGTTCAATGGTAAATGAAGTAATCATAAATAGCATTAAGGAATATAAAGAAACGCTATATGGTTCCTAAGCTAAATGTAAATGGAAAAAGAGCTGCTAAATATTTTTATATCTAGACAGCTCTCTTAAGGAAGTATTAAAATTATATATTTATGCTTTTATAGATACTTCTACACCACTAGGTAACTCTAACTTCATTAATGCATCTATAGTTTTAGAACTATTAGAATAAATATCTATTAGCCTTTTATAAGTGCTTAACTGGAATTGTTCCCTGGACTCTTTATAAACGTGCGGAGAACGTAATACAGTATATACTTCCTTTTTACTAGGAAGTGGTATAGGGCCACTAACAACTGCTTTTGTATTTTTAACAGCTTGTACTATTTTCTCAGCTGATTTATCAATTAAGTTATAGTCGTAGGATTTTAATTTTATACGAATTTTTTGGGCCATATTTATTATTTATTTGCTGTTCCTTTTACTTTTTCTACAATACTATCTGCGAGTTGCTTAGGGACTTGTTCATAACGAGAAAAAGTCAATGTAGCTGCCGCACGACCAGAGGTAATTGTACGAAGATCTGTTACATAACCAAACAGCTCTGACAAAGGTACGTCTGCTTTAACAACTTGTGTATTTCCTTTAGCATCCATACCACGCATAATACCTCTACGTTTATTTAAATCTCCAGTTACAGGACCGGTAAACTCGTCGGGCGTAGTTACTTCTACTGCCATGATAGGCTCCATAATTACTGGACTAGCTTTCTTAGCAGCTTCTTTAAAACCAATACGTGCTGCCAATTCAAAAGATAGCGAGTCAGAGTCTACTTCATGGAACGAACCATGTATAAGTTTTACCTTCATAGATTCTACCGGGTAACTTGCTAATGGGCCATTAGCCATAGCAGCGGCAAACCCTTTTTGTATAGCTGGTATGAATTCTCTTGGGATAGCTCCTCCAACAATTTCATTAGTAAACTGCAACCCCATTTGACCATCTTCTCTAGGCCCTAATTCAAACACAATATCAGCAAATTTACCTCTACCACCTGTCTGCTTTTTATAAACCTCTTTATGCTCTATAGTAGAAGTAAGGGCTTCTTTATAAGCTACTTGTGGTGCACCTTGGTTAATCTCTAATTTAAACTCTCTTCTGAGCCTATCAATAATAATTTCTAAGTGTAGCTCACCCATACCTTTCATAACCGTCTGCCCAGTCTCTTCGTTGGTTTCAACATGCAACGTAGGGTCCTCCTCTACTAACTTTGAAATAGCCATAGAAAGTTTATCTACATCTGCTTGCTTTTTAGGCTCAATAGAATAGCCAATCACAGGTTCTGGGAAAACAATACTCTCAAGTATAATTTTGTTTTTTTCATCAGTTAAGGTATCACCGGTTCTGATATCTTTGAATCCCACAGCTGCGCATATATCACCTGCTTCTATACTATCTATAGGATTTTGTTTATTGGCATGCATTTGCATTAGCCTAGATATACGTTCTTTTTTTCCTGTTCTATTATTATAGACATAAGAGCTACCATCTAGCTTACCAGAATAAACGCGCATAAAAGCCAATCGTCCTACAAAAGGATCAGTTGCAATTTTAAATGCTAACGCTGCAAAAGGTTCGTTTACATCAGGCTTTCTTATTTGCTTTTCTTCTGTATCTGGATTAGTTCCTTGTACAGGAGGTAGGTCTAAAGGAGAAGGCAAATAAGTACAAACAGCATCTAGTAAGGCTTGTACCCCTTTGTTTTTAAAGGATGCTCCACATAATACCGGGCTGATAGACATATCTATAACAGCCTTACGTATAGCTACCATTATTTCTTCTGTTGTAATGGTATTAGGATCGTTAAAATACTTTTCTAATAACACTTCATCATATTCAGCAACACTTTCCATTAATTTTTGACGATACTCCTCTACTGTTTCTTTTAGGTCTTCTGGTATAGGTACTACCTGGTAAGTCATACCTAAATCTTCATCATTCCAAATGATGGCTTGGTTACGGATTAGGTCTACAACACCTTTAAAGGTATCTTCACTACCTATAGGTATTTGTAAAGGAATAGGATTAGCACCCAGCTTACTTTTTATTTCTGAAACTGCATTAAAAAAATCAGCGCCAGCCCGGTCCATTTTATTGACAAAGCATATTCTAGGGACTCTATACTTATCAGCTTGTCGCCAAACAGTTTCTGACTGAGGCTCTACACCGGATACAGCACAGAAAAGTGCAACGGCTCCATCTAAAACACGTAATGAGCGCTCCACTTCTACTGTAAAATCTACGTGGCCAGGCGTATCAATAATATTAATGCTATATTGTTGTGTATCCTTGGTAACTTGCCCTTGTACAGTGGGATATTTCCAAAATGTAGTAGTAGCTGCGGCAGTAATTGTAATTCCTCGCTCCTGCTCTTGCTCCATCCAATCCATAACAGCACCGCCTTCATGTACTTCTCCTATTTTGTGGGTAAGGCCAGTATAGTATAATATACGTTCGGTAGTAGTAGTTTTACCGGCATCAATGTGGGCCATGATGCCTATATTTCTTAAAAATTTTAGATCTTTGGCCATAATTAAATTTTAAAGTGCGAGAATGCTCTATTAGACTCTGCCATTTTGTGCATATCAGCCTTCTTCTTAACTGACTTACCTTCTCCTTGAGAAGCAGCTATTATCTCATAGGCTAATCTTTCTTGCATAGTTTTCTCTCCACGCAATCTAGCTTGTTCGAGCATCCATTTTATACCCAAAGATATTCTACGTTCAGGACGAACTTCTATAGGAACTTGTAGTGTAGCACCTCCTACACGTCTTCTTTTCACTTCTACAGAAGGAAAAACATTACTTAAAGCTTTCTTCCACACTTCTAGGCCAGACTCTCCTGTTTTATCACCTACAATATCTACAGCGCTATAAAATATATCATAAGCCAGGTTTTTCTTACCTCCTTTCATGAGGTTATTTACAAATCTGGTTACAAGCGTGTCTTTATATTTAGGGTCCGGTAATAAGGTTCTTTTTTTAGGGCTACCTTTTCTCATGGTATTAACTTATTGAGTGAACAATTACTTATTTCTTTTTTGATTTAGCTGCTGCTGCCTGCTTAGCGGCGCCTTTTTTCGCACCATATCTCGATCTACTTTGTATACGTCCGTTAACGCCTGCAGTATCTAAAGTGCCACGTATGATACGGTAGTTGATACCTGGCAAGTCGTTTACTCCACCTCCTTGAATTAATACAGCAGAGTGCTCTTGCAGATTATGTCCTTCACCAGGAATATAAACGTTAACCTCCTTTCCATTAGACAGCCTTACTTTAGCCACCTTCTTCATAGAAGAATTAGGCTTCCTAGGCTTCATTGTAGTTACCTTGGTACAGATACCTCTTCTTTGTGGGCATCCTCCCAAAGCAGGGGACTTAGAGTTATACTTTATTTTCTTTCTTCCTTTTCTGATTAATTGTTGTATGGTTGCCATGTAGCCGTAATTTAAAAAAGTATACTTGCCTTTATAAAGACAGTTTATTGATTTGCAAAATTAATTAAAACAAATCAATTAAGCCAAATAAAAAACGTATGTATTGTAAATTGACAGGAAAATTGTAACATAAATACAATAATAGCTCTTGTAAGCTATATATACTTACAAGCATTATCTTCCCAAAGATAAGAAAGATTATCGAGATAGGCTTAGGAAACACATTATTTTTATTTCTACCTATTAAGTATTAAGTGTAACACTAAAGTAATAGCAGGACTATTATATCTCTAATTGCATATAATATTTCTAATAATAACAATAGCTTGGTTACTTAATTAACCTAAGTTGCTAGTTAAGAAAAGCTTTGTTGATTTGAAAAGCTAGCAAGAACAAGAGTATTTTGATCAGAAAGCCTTGGAAGGTAACAGCATGAATCTTCCTTAAGAAAAGGCCTTTAATGCCACTAATGCTGGTCTCTATCACTTTTCGCATGCGCTCTTTGAGATAAGCCAGAGAAGGCGTATCCTTTCGATGAGCATTAGATTTACGCTGAGAATAAAGCTTAATCCTATCATCAGCCAACATATCTTCTAGATGGTAGTTAGTATAAGCCGAGTCAGCATAAAGTGCACTACCAGCAGGCATAGAAAAGGGCAGTTGGTGCAATCCTTTTACATCCGCTTGGCTGCCAGCTACTATTGAGAATTCGACCGGAATACCACAATCAGTAGTAATAAGCTGCACTTTAATGCCATAAAAGTAACGGCGCATAGAGGCTTTGTAGCCTCTGTAAGCTTCACTTTGTAATAGTTTACATCTGCTAATACGTATGTTATCGCACACAGGCACAGGAAATGAATCCAATACAAAGTCCTTACAAGTGGCTACTTGCTTGATTAAAGTGCCTATTTCTAAAAAGAGCGAAGTTATCTCTTCTCCTATAGCATGCAAGCGGCGATTGTACCTACTTTTATCGAGCATGTTAGGGATAAGCTTAGTGGAATGCATAAACGATCGAGCTTTGTCAAGATGTCCGCCAAAGTATAAGGCTGAGATGATAGCTGTTGTGAGTACTTCTGCATCCGACAACTTCCTTTTTTTATCTTCTTGATGATGTAAATACTTGAGTAAAGTATCAATAAATGAGTATATTGCTATTGATTTTTCAATCATAATGACCTCCGATTTATTGGTTTAAGACAAAAACAAGATCGGAGGTTTTTTACTCTTTGCCTTATCTATTACTAGCAACTTAGGTTATTTATGAGGTATAAGACCAAATTTCTATTCGGTTATAACCAACTATTCAAATAAACACTTTCTTTTCGATGGTAAATTCCTGAAGCTATTAGTTAAAAGTACAATAAGCTAACTCTCATAATTGTTACAGTACAAATATTTAACAATTAAACATAAGTGTGCCAGCCACAAATATTTAAGTGTGTGAATAATTTATGCTCATTAAATTATTAAATAAAAAACTTTACCTATAAGAATAAACAGTAACTTAACGAGCATCTTTATTATAAAAGTTAGCGTTAGCTTAAAAATATTTTAATTTTTCACTTAAAAATAATTTTAAGCAAAACGCATAACCTTCTCTTATTGGAGTATTACTTATTATAGTTTATAGTATACTTCTATTTACTATCAACCATCTGTACTCCTACTCGTTAACTTAATCTTTGAGCGATTGATTCTATATAGACAAGAATTAATTATAATTATGTACACTCTTTGAACTTTCTATTTTCTTGAGATCACTTAATATTTGTTTTAGGTGATCACTTTTTATAGAACGAACATATCTATTATAAGCGGTTTTCCATGGGCCAAATTCACGTGGCAAGCTACTCCAAGGCGATCCCGTACGCATAACCCAGCATACAGCCTCTAAAAACATTCTATCATCTTTTCCCCTTTTAAGTTTAGTACTACTGAAAAAAGGTTCAAACTTTTTCCAAATAGAGTCAGTTATTACAGGTTTTAGCATAAGAATTATTTTTAAGTTTTAAATAATTAAGTTTATTTTTTTATCAAAATCAATACTTATACCATTATATGTGCTTAAAAAAAACGACTATTTCTTGGCACACAAGAAAAGTAGCTAAGTTGCTAAACATATTTTTGACACTGTTGTTGCTAGGAACGTTTACAATTAATCCCCTGTTATACAGTTGTAGTTGTATTAGCAGTGATCAGAAGACAATTGAGGTTTGCTTTACCCCTGGCGGACGATGTATTTATTTAATAGAAAAAGCCATTGCAGAAGCACATGAAGAAATTCTTGTACAAGCCTATTATTTTACTTCTAACCGTATTGCGGAGGCGCTTATTGCAGCTCATTTGAAGGGAGTAAGAGTTAAAATATTAGTGGATCGCTCGCAGTTGGTTCAGAGAGGGTCGCAATTAAAAAGATTATCTGAAAATGGTATTATTATCTTTATTGATAAGGTAACTGGTGTAGCACATAATAAAGTGATGGTTATTGATGATAAATATGTACTTACTGGCTCTTATAACTGGACGCATAACGCAGAGTATAAAAATGCCGAAAACCTACTATTAATTTATGATAAACACACAAACAGAATTTATAGGCAAAATTGGGAACAACGGGTACAACAAAGCACAAATTATTTAGCTAGCGTATATTGAGATAATGCTAAATAAAGCCTGAAAAATTATGATATGCGAAACACTAAATTGCTAAAAAGATTATTGAAACCAATATAAAAATACAAGTGGCAAAGCCTATTTTTTTTAAAATTTGCTTAGGTGAAGGTATATTATGAGCAAATCTAACTCGGATTAGATCCTAATTTGAGAAGTCAGTAAAGAGCATTGTACCAATAATCTATGTATTTTAATAAAATACGGCTTGATAATGGTCTTTAACGTATTAAGTAGTTACCAAATAGACTACACAGATTATAAGCGATATCGACAGAGGCCAAACGACTCCTGTCGATACAACCGCTATATATAGTTTTTCAAGGTATAAAATAATTTATACTAGTTTTATTGTGCTGCTTTAGGCTTAATCCTTTCATCTAGACCTTCACCTAAGTGATATTTTGAATAGTCATTTGGTATTTTATTTCTTTTATTGGGTATGTTTATATTAGCACCCTTATCTAACAACAATTTTATTCCCCCTCTATTAGTTCCAAGAACAGCTAAATGTAACGGAGTACTTCCATTTACATCTTGTACATTTATATCAAGTCCTTTTTCTATTAGCTTTTCTGCTTCTTCATTCAAACTATAAGCAATAGCTATATGCAAAAGGCTACGTCTATTTCTTCCAAATTTATAATTCAATGCTTTATCTAAATTTCTTGTAATCAGTTCATTCAATAAGAATTTCAACATTAGAGCTGCTGCGAAAGAGATAAAATAAAGTAGGAATTTGAATAAAACAGAGAGAGAATCTTGCCAGTAGCGATGCTATTTGTTAAAAAGCATGCTTGAAGTTTATCATACCCGCTATAATATTAAAGCGCAGGTTATATTTCTTCTGAAAGTTACGGTAAACTTCTGACATAATCTTAAATACCTTGATCTCTCTTATCTTATGCTCTACCTTCATACGTATGGAGGATAGCTTTCTGTTATGTTCTTTCTGCTCCTTGGTTAATGGCCGCTTACGGCTCTTTTTGTAGGGTATCATGACATTGCTCTGTATCTTTTGCCAGCCTTGATAACCACTATCTGCTAGCTTTAAGCTTTCTTTAGGTAAGAGTTTTTCTCCTTTACGGATTTTAAAGTCATGCACTTTTCCTTTATGAGATTTGGATACAGAGAGTATTTTTCCATCTTCTCCCATCACTATCTCTGTTTTTATAGTATGTCTCTTTTTCTTGCCTGAATATGATTTCTTTTGCTTTTTACTAGGTCTTTGCGTAGGCTGTTCACTCACATCTGCTAATATGCGCAATACCTTTTCTGAGGTTAAGCTGCGATCTTTTTTAATGCTAATCTTCTTAGCTAGTAATGGCTCCATTTTTCGCGAGCAAGCGGCATATGTTAGAGTTGTGTAAGTTAAACAAATAGCCTAAAAACACATGGCTAATATAAGTGCGATAATACATGAGTACACAGAGCAATTTATCTTCCAAGGTAGGTAAATGACTCATCCTACCATGGCGCAGCTTACTCGATTCTAGCTCTTCAAAGAGAGGCCTTACTTTTAAAACTAATTTATCAAATGTTTCTATACTTAAGCCAGTTATTCTTCTAAAGTTATAGGGATGTTTGCTTATCCTGGTGTACGTTAAATGCATACTTATTCCTTTTATATAATAAGAATTACATCTTAACCCTTTTTATCTTCTTTGTCAACCTTTTTCGCAGCAGTTCTAATACTATGTTCTTTTCGCGAAATACAAAATCTAGTACTGAGCCCTCATCATGTAGATCATTATCAGGAACAATTGTAATATCAGCCCCTCGATCTAATAAAGCACGTATTATATCAATGTTTAGTTTTTTCTGCTCTGGAGTATGTTGCCAACGTACAAGATGGTCTATGAGCTCCCCCAAAGCAGTAGGATGATAGTGATATTCGATACCCATTTGATTAACATTTACGGCTTCACCATCTTTTAGCTTGGTTAATAGATCTTTTAGAAAAGATGATATACCATTAGCATAGTTAACCATTTCTTGAGTAATTAACCTAAGTTGCTAGTAATAGATAAGGCAAAGAGTAAAAAACCTCCGATCTTGTTTTTGTCTTAAACCAATAAATCGGAGGTCATTATGATTGAAAAATCAATAGCAATATACTCATTTATTGATACTTTACTCAAGTATTTACATCATCAAGAAGATAAAAAAAGGAAGTTGTCGGATGCAGAAGTACTCACAACAGCTATCATCTCAGCCTTATACTTTGGCGGACATCTTGACAAAGCTCGATCGTTTATGCATTCCACTAAGCTTATCCCTAACATGCTCGATAAAAGTAGGTACAATCGCCGCTTGCATGCTATAGGAGAAGAGATAACTTCGCTCTTTTTAGAAATAGGCACTTTAATCAAGCAAGTAGCCACTTGTAAGGACTTTGTATTGGATTCATTTCCTGTGCCTGTGTGCGATAACATACGTATTAGCAGATGTAAACTATTACAAAGTGAAGCTTACAGAGGCTACAAAGCCTCTATGCGCCGTTACTTTTATGGCATTAAAGTGCAGCTTATTACTACTGATTGTGGTATTCCGGTCGAATTCTCAATAGTAGCTGGCAGCCAAGCGGATGTAAAAGGATTGCACCAACTGCCCTTTTCTATGCCTGCTGGTAGTGCACTTTATGCTGACTCGGCTTATACTAACTACCATCTAGAAGATATGTTGGCTGATGATAGGATTAAGCTTTATTCTCAGCGTAAATCTAATGCTCATCGAAAGGATACGCCTTCTCTGGCTTATCTCAAAGAGCGCATGCGAAAAGTGATAGAGACCAGCATTAGTGGCATTAAAGGCCTTTTCTTAAGGAAGATTCATGCTGTTACCTTCCAAGGCTTTCTGATCAAAATACTCTTGTTCTTGCTAGCTTTTCAAATCAACAAAGCTTTTCTTAACTAGCAACTTAGGTTATTTAATGCAGGGTTGTTTTCTCCTGTAGGCTTTGCGTCTTTATTCGCCTTTTTCTTAACTGCTTGTTCTTTAGTTTCCTTTACTAATTTTTCAACATTTACAGCTATTTCTTTAGCTTCTTGAGCAATATCTTTACCTTCTTTTATACCATAGGCACCAGCTATATCATTAGCATAGCCAAGCATTTTATTCATATCGTACAAAGCTTCATCTAAGCTACGTAGGTTAATGTCTGTATCACCAACATTTAACTTCTGACTAGCATCTTCAGCTTGTCCAGCATAATGATCTACACCATTTTTAGCTATCTCAATAGCTCCCATGATTTTCCAGTTTGCAGATTTGAGAGTCTCATTAACAAGGAAACCGATACCAGATTTAGTACTTTGCTGCAGTTCATGATCCATCTTACTTAAATCTATCATTTGCAGTAAACTTTTAAGCTCCTTTTCAATACCAATTATCTCTTTTATACTTTTAGACCAAGCATCGTAATCAGACTTTACTCCTAACCCTTTCAAGGATAATGCTATTTCAGAATTAGTAATCTCTTGATTATAATTTTTGACAAGTTCATTTAACTTATTTTTAAGAGGATTTAATACTGTACCTATTTTCGTTTGGTTTACCCAGGTTAGTGCTATTTTATGCAAACTAAAGTTCGCTTCATCAAACAGTTCTACAGTAAGGTCTGCACTATATATATCCGGAGCAAGAATTGGATCTTTTTGTAAAGAAAAGGATAGGCTCTTTTTCGCTCCTAATTGCTCCTTCCCTATAATGGTTTTTAATGTAGTATTAATTGCAGTACTAGCTGGCAAATTCTCTATTTTAAAAGCAACATCTTGATTATTGCTAAGTACTAACCTTATTTTATTAGTATTTACTATGTCACCTATATTCTTTAAAGTAATATTGATTTTATCCTGGTCCTTGAAAGTGTGAGATGAAGCCTCCATTTTTAAACTAACTCCTTGTGCTTTCCAAGTTGTCATTTGGCTGGTGACCTCTTCATCAGCTCGTTTGATACGTATAGTCACCTGGCTCTCATCTTTTCCATTTGGGTTAACTAATTTAAAACGAATAGGAACTGTGTTTTTATTCACCGGTATGAGAACAGAACCAATCAATTTATCTAATAATATTGCCTTTTTTGCCTTTAGTAGATTACCATCTTGTTTTATAAAAGCAAAATCTACTGCATTGTCACTGGTTATTTCTATAATAAATTCACGAGGATCTATAGCTGCTACATTATTGCAAAGTATAAAGCTAGCTTCGTTATCACCTACAAATGGTGTCAAACCTTGAATTTGTAGGTTGCTTTGTTGCCAACTTACAGAGATAGGCTTTTCTTGAATTTCCCCTTGGCAAATTAGTTGGATTTCAAAAGCAGCTTTTGAATCAGTCTTTGAATCTATGGTTAAATTTTGTGCGAGGTTTTTAGTACCTGCTGGTACTTCTCCTATTTCTATTTCATAAGTATTAGCAATATCAGTAGGTTTAGATCCTACTATTACAGCCTTACCCCCTTGTATACGAGTTATCCGCAACTTGAGGGTACCAGCTCCTACAATTTTACTGCTAGGGTTATGAATGTTGAGTTTTATTTCTTTTTCGTTTCCTTGTAAATTTGCTGAACTTTTTAAGCTAAGAATAGGCAATGTTTTATCTAGCTCATATCTTACATCGTAGCTATCTATTAGGTTTCCAGTAGAATCGAATGCTTCAAACCGATAAATTAATAAATCTACTTCCTTGTTAGGCTTTAGCTTAAAGTCTACCTTCAGAGTACCATTATTATGCTCGAAATCATTTAATGTTACAAAGTGATTGAGTTGGCGACTTAGCTTTTCTTCCACTTCTTTCTCTCCTTTAGCATTATGATATTTTAGCTGACTACCGCTACCCCCTTTTTGTTCAATTATGCTAGCTTTTAGCTGAAATTTTTCTAAATTAACTTTTTTTCCAGCTTCTGCTAGTTGAAAGGTAACTGTAGTATTTGGCTTAGTTTCAGATAAATGGAGAGGGGCTACTGCAAAGGTAAGCCTACCTATATGATTGCCTTGTGTTGGACCATCGTTACATCCACAGGAAATAGTGCTAAAAATAAAGCCTATGCTAAATATTAAAGATAAAGTTAGATCTCGTTTTAGTATATTAAAGCTGATTGTCATAAAAAATGAAGTTTTTGGTAATTTGTTTAAGATAAGATGAAATGAGACGTCTATCCTATACAAGGTATAGAGAACAGACATCAAAATAGCAAAGTCTTTTAGTTTAGGCTACAAAGCTAAAAAATATTTCAAAGAATCCATATACCAACGCTATATCTTCTTTATCAATACTAATAAACAACAACTGGGACTAAGTTTATAGCATAACAAATAAAGTTAGCTACTTCATATAAGTACCATTGATAAATAACCACTCTATACTTATTAACTTATTTCTAGTAATAAAAGTTACAAAAACTGTTAGTAAGGCTAAATACTTGGATTTATTTAATCAATTGAAATTAAATGGGTATTGATGTAAGATGACTTGTTGCAGCTTAACAGTAGAATGTTAAAAAATTACATTAACAATTTAACTATTTCCTTAATCTAAGTTAGTACCACAATAATATGAATAAGAATAAGTTCAGAAATAAGATAAGGCTTATATCATTTCATTAATTTAATCCAAAATAAACCTACTAAGCCTAATGATAATTACTTATTTGGAAAATACCCTAAAACCCAACCTTCTAGTTTAACGCCACTTTGCATTAAATAATTTACATAACTTTTTAAGCTTCCATATAAATCCCATTGCTCAAATAAAATAAGAGAATTAGCTAACTTACCTAAGCGCACATCCCACTTACGCCATCTCTGACCTGCTGTTGGATTTGTATAATTCTTTTTTCTTTTAATATCCCACCCCCACGATTGTATTAATAAGATAGCACCTAACCGATAATCTTTAAGCCAATCTAGATCTGCTTTTAATTGTTGAATGTCATCTTTAAATACTGTATACTTCAATCCTTGATTACTAATTCTATCAATTGGAAACATCCACCCGTCATAATGCTGGTAACTAGGACCAAATTGTTTCCAATCACCTGTCTCAGCCCAGCTTACAAACTTTTTTAGATCTCCCTCTCCAGAAGATTTTCTGTGTCTTAAAGCTTTTTTGATTCCGTCTATACTTACAAAAGTAGGATGGGAATTTTTACCTGGCTTAACTCCTATTTGTGTTTTTAAATCCTGATATTTATACATTAATGTATTAGAACCATTTAAATCAGCAGCTAATGCATAGCTCTCCTGGATTAAAATACTTGTAGCAGAGGAGTCTATGTTTGCTTGCTGCTCTTGTGGACTTGATTGCGCTAGTATATAATTTTCTGAGTCAAGAATATCATCAGCTTTTTGTTCATTTTCTTTACATGCTTGGCAGCTTCCTGATAGTAGGAGAAGAAACATTAAGCAAACTCTTAGTATCATGGTATTTATTTTGTGATTGATAATAGATTGACGGCTACAATATATATACAT from Candidatus Amoebophilus asiaticus 5a2 includes the following:
- the rpsG gene encoding 30S ribosomal protein S7 codes for the protein MRKGSPKKRTLLPDPKYKDTLVTRFVNNLMKGGKKNLAYDIFYSAVDIVGDKTGESGLEVWKKALSNVFPSVEVKRRRVGGATLQVPIEVRPERRISLGIKWMLEQARLRGEKTMQERLAYEIIAASQGEGKSVKKKADMHKMAESNRAFSHFKI
- a CDS encoding transposase — encoded protein: MLKPVITDSIWKKFEPFFSSTKLKRGKDDRMFLEAVCWVMRTGSPWSSLPREFGPWKTAYNRYVRSIKSDHLKQILSDLKKIESSKSVHNYN
- a CDS encoding pepsin/retropepsin-like aspartic protease family protein is translated as MVNYANGISSFLKDLLTKLKDGEAVNVNQMGIEYHYHPTALGELIDHLVRWQHTPEQKKLNIDIIRALLDRGADITIVPDNDLHDEGSVLDFVFREKNIVLELLRKRLTKKIKRVKM
- a CDS encoding IS982-like element ISCaa5 family transposase; translation: MIEKSIAIYSFIDTLLKYLHHQEDKKRKLSDAEVLTTAIISALYFGGHLDKARSFMHSTKLIPNMLDKSRYNRRLHAIGEEITSLFLEIGTLIKQVATCKDFVLDSFPVPVCDNIRISRCKLLQSEAYRGYKASMRRYFYGIKVQLITTDCGIPVEFSIVAGSQADVKGLHQLPFSMPAGSALYADSAYTNYHLEDMLADDRIKLYSQRKSNAHRKDTPSLAYLKERMRKVIETSISGIKGLFLRKIHAVTFQGFLIKILLFLLAFQINKAFLN
- the rpsJ gene encoding 30S ribosomal protein S10, translating into MAQKIRIKLKSYDYNLIDKSAEKIVQAVKNTKAVVSGPIPLPSKKEVYTVLRSPHVYKESREQFQLSTYKRLIDIYSNSSKTIDALMKLELPSGVEVSIKA
- the fusA gene encoding elongation factor G, which codes for MAKDLKFLRNIGIMAHIDAGKTTTTERILYYTGLTHKIGEVHEGGAVMDWMEQEQERGITITAAATTTFWKYPTVQGQVTKDTQQYSINIIDTPGHVDFTVEVERSLRVLDGAVALFCAVSGVEPQSETVWRQADKYRVPRICFVNKMDRAGADFFNAVSEIKSKLGANPIPLQIPIGSEDTFKGVVDLIRNQAIIWNDEDLGMTYQVVPIPEDLKETVEEYRQKLMESVAEYDEVLLEKYFNDPNTITTEEIMVAIRKAVIDMSISPVLCGASFKNKGVQALLDAVCTYLPSPLDLPPVQGTNPDTEEKQIRKPDVNEPFAALAFKIATDPFVGRLAFMRVYSGKLDGSSYVYNNRTGKKERISRLMQMHANKQNPIDSIEAGDICAAVGFKDIRTGDTLTDEKNKIILESIVFPEPVIGYSIEPKKQADVDKLSMAISKLVEEDPTLHVETNEETGQTVMKGMGELHLEIIIDRLRREFKLEINQGAPQVAYKEALTSTIEHKEVYKKQTGGRGKFADIVFELGPREDGQMGLQFTNEIVGGAIPREFIPAIQKGFAAAMANGPLASYPVESMKVKLIHGSFHEVDSDSLSFELAARIGFKEAAKKASPVIMEPIMAVEVTTPDEFTGPVTGDLNKRRGIMRGMDAKGNTQVVKADVPLSELFGYVTDLRTITSGRAAATLTFSRYEQVPKQLADSIVEKVKGTANK
- the rpsL gene encoding 30S ribosomal protein S12; its protein translation is MATIQQLIRKGRKKIKYNSKSPALGGCPQRRGICTKVTTMKPRKPNSSMKKVAKVRLSNGKEVNVYIPGEGHNLQEHSAVLIQGGGVNDLPGINYRIIRGTLDTAGVNGRIQSRSRYGAKKGAAKQAAAAKSKKK
- a CDS encoding ankyrin repeat domain-containing protein, which encodes MLKFLLNELITRNLDKALNYKFGRNRRSLLHIAIAYSLNEEAEKLIEKGLDINVQDVNGSTPLHLAVLGTNRGGIKLLLDKGANINIPNKRNKIPNDYSKYHLGEGLDERIKPKAAQ
- a CDS encoding phospholipase D family nuclease — encoded protein: MCLKKTTISWHTRKVAKLLNIFLTLLLLGTFTINPLLYSCSCISSDQKTIEVCFTPGGRCIYLIEKAIAEAHEEILVQAYYFTSNRIAEALIAAHLKGVRVKILVDRSQLVQRGSQLKRLSENGIIIFIDKVTGVAHNKVMVIDDKYVLTGSYNWTHNAEYKNAENLLLIYDKHTNRIYRQNWEQRVQQSTNYLASVY